TCTGAACGAACCAATTTGACTTGATTTATTTTGACTTTTCTTTACTCATTCTAACACAAATcactaaatataaaacaattaaacagACACAcgaagtataaataaataaaaagtatagtAATCAAGTTAGTTCCACATTCAGATAATTTATCTTGGTGTACTATCAAAAATTGGACTAACTTCTCTTACTTGTTAAGACTTTTTGACTCAAGTTCAAGGTTTCAAAAATCAATACTCTCGTAGGAAAGCTATATCTATATACAAAGACTctgataaaagattttaaagtATCCTTACACTTGTAGGTTTACAAATATTCATCTTTACCTTAACAAGATCACATACAAGATCCCTTCCTTTTATGCGTGCAAAACTCTCTAAAACTAACTCAAGAAAATAGATATAGagaaacttattaaaaaaaaaacttttggtTTGACAAACTTACTTTATTCTCCATTAGAATTTATATGACATACTCTGATTTACAAAACGATgagaaaatttctaaaaaatccaaaaaaaagttacagtagagaaaaaatatttctaaagagattataatttttgggaaataaagtttgaattgttaatattttgtatttataagttttatactttaataaaaaaaatatttatactttacCTCATAATTCTTCCActcttaaaacaatttttacgTCCTTATAATGATATCTTggtaatagtttaaaaaatacaaaataacacTTCATAAATTTGAAGATGGATAATTTTGTTTAActaaaagaacaaatattaaattctacctcattaaaattttgatataaaaacattccattttaataaaaaaaaagttgttatgGTGTAATATGATCAAAagtaatttcatttattttcttaaataacaaatgattcaattttttttttattataatggcCACAAGAAAAGTGCAAGTAACTCGTTAGTGTAATGTAGAAAACTCATTAGTGCAATGGAAATTTTAAAACCAAGAGCGAtgagaataaatatttaaaagttgaGACAAGTGTAGGGAAATTGAATAACTTAATAAAGCATGCTCTCAAAAAGTTGTTTGGTCCTAAATTCGAATCACTCTAAGATTAATGGAAGCTAGCTTCAATTATGATCATGAATCATCATGCTGCCCGTTAAAATTAATTGAAGCTAAGTTCGGATAATGATGATGCTGCTCTTTTACTCGTTCGCTTTTGCATTCCAAATTGAGAAAATCTTTCATTGCATCATGTTAATTCAAGACAAAATACCACTcactaaaacataaataataaattttcacTTTCTTGTCGTGAAAAAACATtcataaattatgtattaaattgGTCTTCCcgtctttttttcttaatttagttttaattttttttaaaataatttagtttggTACATATTGCTAATTTTTGACAAATAacgttaaatttaaaaaaaacacaaattaataCGTGACACTGATTTTAACATTATCTGTGATTATGAAAAAACGAACAGCAATAACTAAAtctaatcatttttaaaaattaaaacaaccagaaccaaattggaaaaataattaaaaaactaatttaacaCTTATCAACAAAAGTAACGACCAAAAGttaatttaatctaaattttttCTCTTGGAAACGACTTTAATTACTTAACTATCTAACGGGgtaaaaacatttaatacacAATGATTGGTTCGGGATTTAATTCACATccaatttattattacaaatacTTCCATAGATGTTTTAGGGGAATGGTAACGAGTGCCGcaaaattatcttatatataaataaaagttagtttaaacacaaattaattttaagtaatcgatatttcattctttgttttatttagaAGTGTTTAGGAAAACAATGATTCAATGTTTTTTTAGTACGTGTACCGTAGAATTAGTTTGTAAGATTATTTTAAGTgattaatagtaaaaaaaatgtttaaaatgttattttctttatatttttaagataataaatatcattttactaAAGGcttcctatttttttattactttaaatcagtggtaaaagaaacaagagTTTTTGTTTCGACAATATTTGTCCCATAACTGTTGTAATGTTTCTTTGTCAATCATTAAGGATCCATTCTATGTAAcgtaataaaatgaaaaatattttacctGCTATAAGTTAAAGTTTTAACTAACTTTAACAACTAATGAAGACACTTTCTTTCTAGGTTAATTCTACCATATGTTTGAAGTTTGAGCATGATGAatacttaatatcttttaataatgCATTAAAGGGACCCATTTAATTTCCGTAAATCAGGCCAGTTATCGTGAACATTTAGGATTGTGTGGATTAATTAATAACTGacttaatacaattttattacaatattgACTTATAAATACACTTCATGCATGGAGGTAAAAAGTCTTTATTATGTGGCTGTAAAATGTTTACATCTAATGTGGATGTAATGTAAAACGTTTTTATATCACCTTGGGCAGAGTTTTGTCCTACATGTAACTacaggttttttttatttttttatttcagagtctctttaaatctaaatttgtaaaaatgggtctttgatttttttttgttataatatagGAACAAGTCGTCAAGATACAGATGACACTACAGGtcagtttctattttttttttcttaaaaagcaAAGTCGTCACGTGACGATTTcacttctcaatttttttttacaattttaatttttttttatcgaaagCACGACTTCAATATTTTCGCTTCTTactaaaaacttttttatttgatttaacatcaaattaaatcACATTAATACATGACTTGTTGGACTAATTTGATctctaatttattttcttttctagagTCCCACACTCAACCATCAAAAGCATCCTAAaaatttgaatagaaaaaaaagtaaccATATGTATATGCTATTTTGACTTTAAAGAgagaattatataaaaaaaatgacaacttaaaaaaaattgaaaagtgaagtcgtcgtGTGTCCTGATGATTTCACTTTTTACATGAACGGGAACCGTCCTGCATGAGGacgactttgtttttttttaaaaaaaaatagaaaccgaTAGGATACAAGATGATTTCACATGTAATGTCGTCTTGTATCCTGACGACTTGTCcctatattacaaaaaaaaaagtcagagatccatttttataaatttggattcaaagagatcctaaaatacaaaaaactatAACTATACAATTAAGGTATTGATTAATAAGATAATGAACATAATTTTGGAAGGAAGTTTATTTGAATAATGTACTTTGGTGACGACATCAATAAAACTATATGAGAAAATGTGAGTAAAGAAGTTCAATGttttaatatgattatttgTTACCTTTAATCATATTAAATTGCTAGTTGATACTAGTGGTGGATATAATGTAAGATATATAGATTCAAGTTGTTGAGatcttattttttgttggtAAAGTATTCTTCTCACTTTACTTAAAgcttttaatttagtttttctaaTTCAATTTGTTTCCTTAATTGTCTATcaaaatttctaatttatttaaaacctAAGTTGAGTCAATAATTAGACTTCATAACCTAACTAACCACGCTAATTATTTTGGTGTTATTAACTGTGTGTTTTGCTTCCGCTTTTGAAGTAATTGGATTCATGTTTTAgatgttaaaaaagaaaatgaaggtATTCAAAGTAGTTTTAGATTGAATGTGGGTTATGTATATTTCTCAATTTATTTATCATAGatattttttgggttaaatatatttttgatccctTCACTTTTAgtcaaaattggaattagtcaatCTTCGAcactttagatcaatttagtttATCATCTTTAATAAATaggtgaatttagtccttttaaacaaattttgataagtttatttgacgttttaaatgcGTTTCTAGTAAATATTGACGTCTATCATGagatgcgtttaaaatgtcaaataaattaaaaaaaaatttggttaaaaaaactaaataaacacATTTCCaaagttgagggactaaattaatctaaaatttcaaGGATGGACTATTTTCAATTTCTACCGAAAGTtaagggataaaaacatatttaacccatattttttatataatgccatgtatttttatcataaatttgatgTACCccatgttttcttgtttttttttttaataaaatcttattaTGGCCGTCATTCGATGAgctttaatttatgttaaagGTGGGGATTTTACGCTATTTCTTTAACACAAATataccttttcttttttaaagtaaaagaaacattttataatgttaAGATGAGTTCAGTTAATTAAAGAACAAAGTACTAAACATCTTgatctcatcaatttgattattCAATTGATTAAATTATTGAGTAGATTAGTCgtaccaaattaaaaaatgaaaaaagaaactcTGTTTTCAATGTTTCTTCATCCCTGAATGTCTAAGAAGGGCATGAATGATTTCTGTAATCTGAGTCTTTCTGTCATCTGATGCACATATAGCTATTTCTGTGTTTGTTTCATTTGCCAAACAAAGCTCAACATTCGATAAGGCTAAAGTCAATGGTTGTGGGGATATCCTTCTTTGTCCTATTTTCATCCACTTTGAGTCTAGCTTTTCTACTCTCAAAATGGTTCTCAAAAGGTCAAACAAAAAATGTTCCAAAAGGGTCTCTGGGGTACCCTATCATCGGAGAGACCCTTAGTTTTCTTAAAGCACAGAGACAAGACAAGGGTGGTTCTGATTGGTTGGAAGAACGGATATCTAAGTATGGTCCTGTCTTCAAAACCTGCCTAATGGGGTCCCCCACAGTGTTTGCAATTGGACAAGCAGGAAACAAATTTATCCTTGCTTCACCAGATGATGTTCTTTCTGCTAAGAAACCCCTCACCATGAAAAAGATATTTGGAAGACAAAGCTTGGTTGAACTCACAGGACACAGGTACATAATCTTCAACTCTATGAAGGATAACTCATTAGTACTGAGATAGATACAAATACTCTTATGAAGGAATTTACTGGTGGTCCTTGTTTCAGTTTTTGatagaaaacattttcaaaaagTTGAGGTCAAACAGTTTATTTGTGTTTGGCATGATATTTTAAGAGGGGGTTTAAAGGAAATGGTTTTAtttgaatggtaaaggaaaatCACTTTAGAACTGTAAATGTCTATTTGCAGGTCTCAACCAAAATCAGTCCATGTCTAAGAAAAAGTTTTAGAAATTTTCACTCCTCATATATTATTTCCGCTCAccacaaaatttattttgaaaatcctAAAAAGAAATTGccaaaatgaattaaatttctTCATGGATATATCAAAACCTATCGTAGCAAGATTGGTTGTTTGTTGGATATACTGTTCCATTCGTTATCAGACAACTCATTCATATCAGTTTTAcgtttatatgtatatatcttgATATGAGGGAACGTGAGAGCGTATGTCGAAAATCTCATATCGATTAGTATTGAAAATAAAGggtatcactggggagatacaataccaatgagacctgagctcAATCACATAAGGAATCGACAccactcttaacccaaaaccttaaggctaGGAGTTTATGGgtgtctttattcttatataatgctGTACTCGTCTGAACTGGTTTTAACCATCGGTTATGATACCatgttgaaaataaagaaaataggaattgagattaatctcccttatgtataaaccacacatagagtaatctatttataatagagagaagtacaattaaaaagagtaactgaaaataaatagagtaaatagaagatattgtttgatatcgtgattaacaatatcttaataatatcaaataatatctaaacaattagaaataaaatcaatttaaaatatataaatgagtggAAACTTCACGTTAAAAAAACTAGTGTTCTGAGGTTAAATTAGGTTTACTCCACTTCTTAACGAGATAATCAAATACTTTGATTTCCAACATGGTTTTCAGATGTGATCAAACAACCTTTATTTTGGGCTGTGTTAATGTTTTGATGCAGATACAAGTTGGTGAAGGGGGAAATGCTGAAGTTCTTGAAACCTGAATGCCTTCAGAACTATGTAAAAAAGATGGATGAATTGGTGAATGCTACATTAGTGAGAGAAGTGACAGAGAAAGAAACAATGGGAGTTGTGGTCTTCATGAAGAAACTGTCTTATGATTTATCATGCAATATATTGTTTGACATTAAGGATGAGCAGAGCAGAGAGGCTTTGTTTGTGGATTTCACTTTAGCATTTAAAGCAATTCATTCTCTTCCCATCAATTTCCCTGGCACCACATTTTGGAGAGGCCAAAAAGCCAGGGCAAGAATTGTTGACAGAATGATTCCTATTATGAACAAAAGAAGGGAGGAAGTGTCTAAAGGAGTTGTGAGCTCTACCAATGACATGCTTTCTGGCTTGCTTGCACTAAGGGATGAACATCATCAACCTCTGGCACATGATTTAATCACagacaattttatatttttacttgttGCTAGTCATGACACATCTGCCACTCTTATGAGCTTGATGATATGGAAGTTATCTAGAGATCCAGAAGTTTACAAAAGAGTTCTAGAAGGTACCACATTTTTACACTGAAGAGAATTAGGATGTGTTTGATTTCTATTTATAGAAACagtttttgaaacaaaaaagtAAGAAGGAAATGAATGTTTTTATGCAGAACAAATGGAAATTATAAAGCATAGGGAAGGAACAGAAGAGAGGCTAACATGGGAAGAGATTCAAAAGATGAAATATACATGGAGAGTGGCTCAGGAACTGATGAGGATGATCCCTCCCTTGTTTGGAAGCTTTAGGAAAGCACTTAAAGATACTAGCTTTCAAGGATATGACATACCCAAAGGGTGGCAGGTAACATTTCCATGCTCAAAACttcataaatcattttttttctctctcacatGTGTATCCTCTTATGCTTGAGACAGTGACACCTTTTTTGGACAAACTTTAATGTTAATTTGGTTGTTTGGTCAGGTGTATTGGGCAGCATATGGAACCCATATGAACGATGATGTATTTGAGAATCCACGGAAGTTTGAACCATCTCGTTTTGAGAATCCGACAAAGCCAATTCCACCATATTCTTACCTTCCATTTGGTGCAGGGATTCATTACTGCATAGGGAACGAGTTTGCAAGGATTGAGACCTTGACAACTATTCACAACTTTGTGAAACTGTTTGAATGGTCTCAAGTAAACCCAGAAGAACCAATTACCCGTCAACCAATGCCATATCCATCAATGGGTCTCCCAATTAAGATCAAACCCAGATCTAATATGTCTTGATCCTCTTCTTATAAACTCCATTGGTATCTTATCATCGCTGTAAATTATGATTGTTATCACTCTGATCAATGTTAATATTCTCTCTTCTAAATTGttgatatgtttttttgttgttgaagaTTATTATAACTAcaacagtatatatatatatatatgaagagcAAACATGGACAGATGGTATTTTGACATTCAAAATGTTTTGCTCTTATTTGATATTATCATTgatacttttcacttttttttttataaatataaaaatttacttttttatcacaattttattCCTACATAAATCTTAAATCAAACAAAttttttccaaataatattaaaataatattatttattttttattttaagttactTTCGGAGTTAGTTTTAACTTGTAATGCTAAAATAATACttatgaagaaataaaaaacttttttattaagatgGGTGACGGTACATATTTTCTCCCCTAATTTCTAATACAATTTggagatattttttaataaaaacattttattttcttttaatactattagattttttatatctatatatattttatgatttttgacaacttttttataataatttataagcttttctttttgtaattttcagtaaattttatatttcatgaaaatataaaaaattctacCTATACCACTGTAATTCGAATGTAACTACACAATCAAAGACAGACAAATCAAAAGTAAAAACCATGTGGGAGAAAGAACTAGCCAGCAAAATATTGATCGAAGAagtcactatatatatatagccgGCATTAGCAGTATATAAACATTTTCTCATTCATCAATTTGATCCGTGCAATTTGAACAACTTGTATTCGTCGTTTAGGATGACTAGGAAGTTAGCAGAGAATGAGATGGTGGCAGACAAGATAGTTGGCGATTATTTTGATGCCAGACATTGGCAGTTGTTGCATACTGATACCAGTAACAACAAGAAAAGACacaatgatatataatatatagagCTTTCAATTCAAATAGAATCAACAAATAGAATGAAACAATAGTATAAAAACAAACTGAGAAAGAAGACATTATCATGAGGCagtatattaattataacatatggtagaatatattaatatttgttgttgtttcAAAGAGGGAGATTGTAATGAGCTGAGAAAGGAGAATGAGTTGCAGACATGACAAAGGAGGCTTCAGTGCTGGCAATGGAAAGAGGAGACCTTCTAGGTCTTGAAGAGGCCATGCTATGGTGACCATACCCTCTATCACCACTCCTCCTTGGTCCTTTCTCAGCCCACATAACCTCAGCATGCTTCAATGTGCTTGGATACCTCCAACTGCAACACCCTCCCATCCCTGCTCTTTCTATGTACCTGTGTCACCAATCATCATATATATGTATCCCACAAAATACTTTATCatgttacaaaatataaaaatggcGTAGTGGCTAACATTTTACTGTATtcatgttagaagtgagttttaaacctaattcaaaacaacaaaaatcgGCATGGAATGTGAGATTTACAACCACACgtatatactttaaattaagtTGAAGTATTTGCACACTATAAATATAGAGACTCTAAGTATTCTAATATGTTAAAGAATGAgatttaagcctaactcaagtCTCACAAACCGACATAAAAGGTGAGGATTACACCCACTTATGTTTGATTTAGAACAATTTTTGCATGAAGCATGGTTTCTTTGTTGTCTACGAGTTTCTTGCAGCATTTACAAGTAAAACAGTTAATTTTGATATCATTACCTTTGGCTGAATCTCAATCCAAGACACTCGATGCACTTTCTTCCTTCTGTCATTTCTCCCATGCCTATTTCCACACACTGCCTGCAATAAACCCTACCACATACCTGCATATACCCCagaataattatttcaaaaacctTACACTGTAATCTACATATTAGACAAACTGCtgtaaatatgaaaagaaaaaggcaGAAAAATGTGTGAAATCTTAAAACACAATCAATATATATCAGTGCAAAGACATACCAGGCATCTAGTTCTGAAAAGATAAACGTAGTTACTGCAAATGGTGCAGATAGTAGAGTGAGGAATCCCTGGCCTCCTTCGTCGACCAGATCCACCTTTTCCAGAAGCAAAACTCTCACCACTCTTGATGCCATCATAGCTCATGCTATACTCACTGGGTCGGCTAATTTGAGCCCTTGCAGCACTACCACTTGCATGGTTAAAATGACCCCACGATGAGTCACCACCTCCGTGGCCAAAACCATGAAGCTGATAGTGATGATTGTTGCGGTTGAGTCCCTCCAAGCCCTTTCTGAAGTCAAGGCTAGGCACAGTGGAAAGAGAAGGTGAGGGTGAAGGTGAAGGTGATGGTCCCTTTGTGGGGTTATTGTTAGGTTCAGAAACATGTTGAGTTGCGGGCATTGTAGTGTCTGTGTGGTGTGATGAAATGACATTGGCAAGGTCTTGAAAGGTGAGGTTAACAGACTCATCAGGGATTCCTTGGTACAGTTCTTCAAGTCCTGGTTTTGGCTTTGCCATGTGATCATTGGCCATTGGTACGAGAGAGTGATGAAGTGATGATTGAGGTATGTATGAAGTTGTGTGAGAGAAATATTTAAGAGAATGGGATGAGAAGATAAAAGCTGTAGCAGGCTTGTTAATTACGTCCATTCAAAATAATGACAATCATATGTAGCCAAACTTGTGTTAGGCCGGTCGAAAATAAGGTTACATGTGTAAAAACATCTCTACATACttctaaaatacaaaaataaaaaggaaaaaaaggaatttagtgtaatttataagtatttacatatgaattttaaaaaatttatatatttttttatatataaattttcaaatatagagAGGTGGTAATTTCAAGGTTGGGATTAA
This portion of the Vigna unguiculata cultivar IT97K-499-35 chromosome 6, ASM411807v1, whole genome shotgun sequence genome encodes:
- the LOC114187090 gene encoding taxadiene 5-alpha hydroxylase-like, yielding MVVGISFFVLFSSTLSLAFLLSKWFSKGQTKNVPKGSLGYPIIGETLSFLKAQRQDKGGSDWLEERISKYGPVFKTCLMGSPTVFAIGQAGNKFILASPDDVLSAKKPLTMKKIFGRQSLVELTGHRYKLVKGEMLKFLKPECLQNYVKKMDELVNATLVREVTEKETMGVVVFMKKLSYDLSCNILFDIKDEQSREALFVDFTLAFKAIHSLPINFPGTTFWRGQKARARIVDRMIPIMNKRREEVSKGVVSSTNDMLSGLLALRDEHHQPLAHDLITDNFIFLLVASHDTSATLMSLMIWKLSRDPEVYKRVLEEQMEIIKHREGTEERLTWEEIQKMKYTWRVAQELMRMIPPLFGSFRKALKDTSFQGYDIPKGWQVYWAAYGTHMNDDVFENPRKFEPSRFENPTKPIPPYSYLPFGAGIHYCIGNEFARIETLTTIHNFVKLFEWSQVNPEEPITRQPMPYPSMGLPIKIKPRSNMS
- the LOC114186939 gene encoding uncharacterized protein LOC114186939 gives rise to the protein MAKPKPGLEELYQGIPDESVNLTFQDLANVISSHHTDTTMPATQHVSEPNNNPTKGPSPSPSPSPSLSTVPSLDFRKGLEGLNRNNHHYQLHGFGHGGGDSSAQISRPSEYSMSYDGIKSGESFASGKGGSGRRRRPGIPHSTICTICSNYVYLFRTRCLVCGRVYCRQCVEIGMGEMTEGRKCIECLGLRFSQRYIERAGMGGCCSWRYPSTLKHAEVMWAEKGPRRSGDRGYGHHSMASSRPRRSPLSIASTEASFVMSATHSPFSAHYNLPL